One genomic region from Bacillus sp. SLBN-46 encodes:
- a CDS encoding long-chain fatty acid--CoA ligase: protein MEVQQDRPWMDYYPETTILSFEIPECNLYTLLEKTVEKYGEQIAIIYEEEKITYNQLKNQVDRLANAWKQLGIQKGERLGLMVSNQPFYVISYYAALKLGMIVVQINPHYTPRELLEIFHDSDVAYLVSEHENIEKVTYLQKSYSFRDIFVTERTIESECFSCILDLIRHAEPLQETCSITAKEDIAVIQYTGGTTGKKKGAMLTHFNLLANVIQSKALYGERMFVGEETILTATPLYHVYGMTSGMNLGIYIGATNVVVNKFDIKKVLEVIQAHRPTFFPGVPKMYNAFVHYPEIDRYDLTCFKMCSSGSAPLPVEIIKKFRGLTGVSIGEGYGLSETSPTTHRNPPEGLTKIGSIGIPVPKTDCRIVDDNGEDLPEKSIGELLIKGPQVMLGYWNKPEETKQALRDGWFYTGDLATMDEDGYFYIVGRKKEMIIVGGFNVYPQEVEGILYEHPDVLDAAVVGIPDKDSGELVKAFIVPKAGAEINSNELKSYCYQHLTRYKVPKQFEIIDSLPRNAVGKVLKRVLLEEAKNRV, encoded by the coding sequence TTGGAAGTACAACAAGATCGTCCCTGGATGGATTATTACCCGGAGACCACGATCCTTTCTTTTGAGATTCCGGAATGTAACCTATATACATTGTTAGAAAAGACGGTAGAAAAATACGGTGAGCAAATTGCTATTATTTATGAAGAAGAAAAGATCACATACAACCAATTGAAGAACCAAGTAGACCGACTTGCAAACGCTTGGAAACAGCTCGGGATTCAAAAAGGGGAGCGGCTGGGTTTAATGGTTTCGAATCAGCCTTTCTATGTGATTTCCTATTATGCAGCATTAAAACTTGGAATGATTGTCGTTCAAATTAATCCGCATTATACCCCACGAGAATTACTTGAAATTTTCCATGACTCAGATGTAGCTTATTTAGTTTCAGAGCATGAAAACATAGAAAAAGTAACATACCTACAAAAATCCTATTCCTTTAGAGATATTTTCGTAACAGAAAGAACGATAGAATCAGAATGCTTTTCATGTATTCTCGATTTAATCCGTCATGCCGAACCATTACAAGAAACATGTTCCATCACTGCTAAGGAAGATATTGCTGTTATTCAATACACAGGTGGTACCACGGGGAAAAAGAAAGGGGCCATGCTTACTCATTTTAATTTACTCGCCAATGTCATTCAAAGTAAGGCTCTCTACGGCGAGCGAATGTTCGTTGGTGAAGAAACCATTTTAACTGCAACTCCGCTTTATCATGTGTACGGAATGACAAGTGGAATGAACCTTGGTATATATATCGGTGCCACGAATGTGGTAGTGAATAAATTTGATATTAAAAAGGTACTTGAAGTAATTCAAGCCCACAGACCGACGTTTTTCCCTGGTGTACCCAAAATGTATAATGCCTTTGTTCATTACCCTGAGATAGACCGCTACGATTTAACCTGTTTTAAAATGTGCTCAAGTGGTTCCGCACCACTTCCAGTTGAAATTATCAAGAAATTTAGAGGGTTGACGGGCGTTTCAATCGGAGAAGGTTATGGGCTTTCCGAAACCTCTCCCACGACGCATAGAAATCCGCCAGAAGGGTTGACGAAAATAGGAAGTATTGGAATTCCTGTGCCAAAAACAGATTGTCGAATTGTGGATGACAATGGCGAGGACCTACCAGAGAAAAGTATTGGGGAATTATTGATTAAGGGTCCACAGGTGATGCTGGGCTACTGGAATAAGCCGGAGGAAACCAAACAGGCCCTTCGCGATGGTTGGTTCTATACTGGTGACCTCGCAACGATGGATGAGGACGGTTATTTTTATATCGTTGGCAGGAAAAAAGAAATGATTATTGTCGGTGGCTTTAATGTGTACCCTCAAGAAGTGGAAGGGATCCTTTATGAACATCCAGATGTACTCGATGCTGCAGTGGTAGGTATCCCTGATAAAGATTCTGGTGAGCTGGTAAAGGCATTTATCGTGCCAAAAGCCGGAGCTGAAATCAATAGTAACGAGTTAAAGAGTTACTGCTATCAACATCTTACTCGATACAAGGTACCCAAACAATTTGAAATCATTGATTCTCTGCCGCGTAATGCAGTAGGAAAAGTATTAAAACGAGTTCTACTAGAAGAGGCAAAAAATCGAGTGTAA
- a CDS encoding 2-dehydropantoate 2-reductase: protein MKIGVAGTGAVGGYFGSLLKKAGNEVIFLARGKNLERMQAVGLTVESEVARFTVDGDFTDRYESFVDIDLLLFCVKSTDTIEVAEKFRPLLKASCLIMTLQNGVDNEEILSEIFGKERIVSAATYIQAMVTDTGVVKQIGVPPQLVIGTLDSQLAEKANEISTLFNAANIITYPSSNILHIKWKKLLWNVTFNPLTALMEVKVGAIYDDEGLYQTALTICKEAIAVANAAGMEIEVDFYETIFAQGNLAKEHQPSMLQDKLKGKALEVESISGYIVRKGREVKVDTPVLGTIYHLLSYQTKKSF from the coding sequence ATGAAAATAGGTGTAGCAGGTACCGGTGCAGTAGGAGGTTATTTCGGTTCCCTCTTAAAAAAAGCGGGAAACGAAGTCATTTTTCTAGCCCGAGGAAAGAATTTGGAAAGAATGCAGGCAGTAGGATTAACGGTTGAGAGTGAAGTGGCACGTTTCACAGTTGACGGAGATTTTACAGACAGGTATGAGTCGTTTGTGGATATTGACCTCTTGCTATTTTGTGTTAAATCAACCGATACCATAGAGGTTGCGGAAAAATTCCGACCGCTGTTAAAAGCATCCTGCTTGATTATGACCCTCCAAAACGGAGTGGATAATGAAGAAATTCTAAGTGAAATCTTTGGTAAAGAACGAATTGTATCTGCAGCTACGTATATTCAAGCAATGGTGACGGATACGGGTGTGGTGAAGCAAATTGGTGTTCCTCCACAGTTAGTTATTGGCACTTTAGACAGTCAGTTGGCGGAAAAAGCAAATGAGATTTCCACCTTGTTTAATGCTGCTAATATCATAACCTATCCATCTAGCAATATTTTACACATTAAGTGGAAAAAGCTACTTTGGAATGTCACCTTTAACCCGTTAACTGCCTTAATGGAAGTAAAGGTTGGCGCAATTTACGACGATGAAGGTCTATATCAAACAGCTCTAACCATCTGTAAAGAGGCAATCGCTGTCGCCAATGCCGCTGGAATGGAAATCGAAGTAGATTTCTATGAAACGATTTTCGCTCAAGGGAACCTTGCGAAAGAACATCAACCCTCCATGCTCCAGGATAAATTGAAAGGGAAAGCTTTGGAGGTAGAATCCATCAGCGGATACATCGTAAGAAAAGGAAGAGAAGTAAAGGTGGATACCCCTGTTTTGGGAACTATCTATCATCTTTTAAGTTATCAAACTAAAAAAAGCTTCTAA
- a CDS encoding class II aldolase/adducin family protein: protein MKVSYQPPVFSTVEEERLHLKQKLAAAFRLFSKFGFDEGVAGHITARDPERKDHFWVNPFGMHFSQICASDLILCNHEGEVVEGHYPVNRAAFAIHSQVHAARPDVIAAAHAHSVYGKSWSSLGRLLDPITQDACAFYRDHSLYDDFTGVVLEIEEGKRIGKALGNNKACILRNHGLLTVGGSVDEAAWWFITMERSCQAQLLAESAGKPVVIDDEDAKATYETVGVRTAGWFQFQPLWNRIVKEQPDLLE, encoded by the coding sequence ATGAAAGTGAGCTATCAGCCGCCAGTTTTTTCGACAGTAGAGGAAGAAAGGCTGCATTTAAAACAAAAGTTAGCCGCCGCCTTTCGATTGTTTTCTAAGTTTGGCTTTGATGAAGGGGTTGCAGGACATATTACTGCACGTGATCCAGAGCGGAAGGATCATTTTTGGGTGAATCCTTTTGGCATGCACTTTAGTCAAATCTGTGCCTCTGATTTAATTCTCTGTAATCATGAAGGCGAAGTAGTGGAAGGACATTATCCTGTAAACCGAGCTGCCTTTGCCATCCATTCTCAAGTCCATGCTGCACGGCCTGATGTGATTGCTGCTGCCCATGCTCATTCTGTTTATGGTAAATCCTGGTCTTCCCTTGGGCGTCTCCTTGACCCAATCACACAGGATGCTTGTGCTTTCTATCGTGATCATTCCTTATACGACGACTTTACCGGTGTGGTTCTAGAAATCGAAGAAGGAAAACGGATTGGGAAAGCACTTGGAAACAATAAGGCATGTATTTTAAGAAACCACGGATTGCTGACGGTTGGTGGATCAGTGGATGAAGCGGCATGGTGGTTTATTACGATGGAACGTTCCTGTCAGGCGCAGCTTCTTGCAGAGTCAGCAGGCAAGCCAGTTGTCATTGATGATGAAGATGCAAAAGCCACCTATGAAACAGTAGGCGTTCGTACTGCTGGCTGGTTCCAATTTCAGCCATTATGGAATCGAATCGTGAAAGAACAGCCGGATCTTTTAGAATAA
- a CDS encoding MaoC/PaaZ C-terminal domain-containing protein, with the protein MSTLAHLQVGESINEVQLAPVSRMDLIKYSGASGDFNPIHTIDEEAKKAGLPGIIAHGMWTMGNLAKLFTYYYEEGFVKDYSIRFKGMVFLNDVVTLKATLKEKQENSLRFQVQAVNQQGNEVLKGEVVYHQYEVVRE; encoded by the coding sequence GTGAGTACACTAGCACATTTACAAGTGGGAGAGTCAATTAATGAGGTTCAGCTTGCCCCTGTTTCAAGGATGGATCTTATTAAATATTCAGGTGCTTCAGGGGATTTTAACCCAATTCACACCATTGATGAGGAAGCCAAAAAAGCGGGGCTGCCAGGAATCATTGCACATGGAATGTGGACTATGGGAAATTTGGCAAAGCTCTTCACTTATTATTATGAAGAGGGGTTTGTTAAAGATTACTCCATCCGCTTTAAAGGCATGGTGTTTTTAAATGATGTCGTTACGCTCAAAGCAACGTTAAAAGAAAAACAGGAAAACAGCCTCCGTTTCCAGGTTCAAGCAGTGAACCAGCAAGGGAATGAGGTGTTAAAGGGTGAGGTAGTTTATCACCAATACGAAGTGGTTAGAGAATAA
- a CDS encoding MaoC family dehydratase N-terminal domain-containing protein produces the protein MFKDQIGKQSNKVKNTVERGAVKKFAEAIGDLHPIYVDEDTGRLSRYKNNIAPPTFPRVFDYGVVDGLNLPNKGLIHGEQTFHYARPLLVGEDVYCYSKVKNYFEKKGNFGEMGFLVLESFGEDEAGNVIFSSTSTVVISEAVRKVLVK, from the coding sequence TTGTTTAAAGATCAAATAGGTAAACAATCAAACAAGGTAAAAAATACTGTTGAAAGAGGAGCCGTCAAGAAATTTGCGGAAGCTATTGGCGACCTTCATCCGATTTATGTTGATGAGGACACTGGAAGACTGTCTCGTTATAAAAACAATATTGCCCCTCCCACTTTCCCAAGAGTATTCGATTATGGAGTAGTTGATGGCTTGAACCTGCCTAATAAAGGCTTAATTCACGGGGAACAAACCTTTCACTATGCACGACCATTATTGGTTGGGGAAGACGTTTATTGCTATTCCAAGGTAAAAAACTACTTTGAGAAAAAAGGGAATTTTGGTGAAATGGGATTCCTTGTCCTTGAAAGCTTTGGTGAGGACGAGGCAGGGAATGTCATCTTTAGTTCAACTTCAACAGTTGTCATATCTGAAGCTGTGAGGAAGGTGTTGGTAAAGTGA
- the fabG gene encoding 3-oxoacyl-ACP reductase FabG yields the protein MAGRFDGKVAFVTGGSRGIGKGIVELFAEEGAKVAFIDLNEEALSQTTSELKEKGYEVYSKVANVTDAEQVENAVKEVYETFGSVDVLVNNAGVIRDNLLFKMTDSDWQTVMDVHLKGSFNAARAVQKYMVEQKYGRIINISSTSALGNRGQANYAAAKAGLQGFTKTLAIELGKYGITANSVAPGFIETEMTKETAARIGIPFEHLIQASVANIPVGRSGKPADIANAVAFFADERSSFVNGQVIYVAGGPKC from the coding sequence ATGGCAGGTAGATTTGATGGAAAAGTAGCATTTGTAACAGGCGGAAGCCGTGGAATTGGAAAAGGGATTGTTGAGCTTTTCGCAGAAGAAGGAGCAAAAGTAGCCTTTATCGACCTAAATGAAGAAGCATTAAGCCAAACAACTAGTGAATTAAAAGAAAAAGGGTATGAAGTATACTCTAAAGTGGCAAACGTTACCGATGCCGAGCAGGTAGAAAATGCGGTAAAAGAGGTTTACGAAACCTTCGGATCGGTTGACGTTCTAGTAAATAATGCGGGAGTCATCCGTGACAATCTATTATTTAAAATGACAGATTCTGATTGGCAAACAGTCATGGATGTACATTTAAAAGGCTCATTTAATGCGGCACGTGCCGTACAAAAATATATGGTGGAACAAAAATATGGACGTATCATTAATATTTCTTCCACTTCTGCCCTTGGTAATCGCGGCCAAGCCAACTATGCTGCCGCCAAAGCTGGCTTGCAGGGCTTCACGAAAACACTTGCAATTGAATTGGGAAAATACGGCATTACAGCCAACTCCGTAGCACCAGGCTTTATCGAAACAGAAATGACGAAAGAAACCGCTGCAAGAATTGGAATTCCATTTGAGCATCTTATTCAAGCAAGCGTTGCTAATATTCCAGTTGGAAGAAGTGGAAAGCCAGCGGATATTGCCAATGCTGTAGCCTTCTTTGCAGACGAAAGATCGTCCTTTGTTAATGGACAGGTAATCTATGTGGCCGGCGGACCAAAATGCTAA
- a CDS encoding acyl-CoA dehydrogenase family protein, with translation MHLRLTDEQKMVQKTIRRFVEKELIPLENDVLRNEREGKPSLPPGKLKELQLKAKEAGFWGINTPEEYGGADLGQMMMAIVLMEVSKTFVPFQFGGSADNILYYGNEEQKQKYLIPTINGEKKSCFAMTEPGAGSDTQNIKMTAVKDGNEWVLNGEKTFITGGNEADFVMVIAITDKEKHQETRGREGVTCFIADRDMGWKSEYIHTMGEWGPAGLVFDNVRVPEENILGELHKGYNLGLEWIGFARWIVGARAVGSAERLLQMAIDYSKERITFGKPIAERQAIQWQIADSAVELEAARWLVLNAAFTLDQGEDNRHLASMAKLYGSNMGNRVVDRVLQIHGGMGYTRELPIERWYREARLWRIYDGTDEIQRMIIARNLIKGHVKIGQYV, from the coding sequence ATGCATTTACGTTTGACCGACGAGCAAAAAATGGTGCAGAAAACAATTAGAAGATTTGTTGAAAAAGAACTCATTCCACTTGAAAACGACGTATTAAGAAACGAACGAGAAGGTAAACCAAGCCTCCCGCCAGGAAAATTAAAAGAGCTTCAATTAAAGGCAAAGGAAGCAGGCTTCTGGGGCATTAATACACCTGAAGAATACGGCGGTGCTGACTTAGGACAAATGATGATGGCCATCGTGTTGATGGAAGTCTCGAAAACCTTTGTCCCATTTCAGTTTGGCGGCTCTGCAGATAATATTCTGTACTATGGAAATGAAGAACAAAAACAAAAATATTTAATTCCAACCATCAATGGTGAGAAAAAGTCTTGCTTCGCGATGACTGAACCTGGGGCGGGATCTGATACACAAAATATCAAAATGACAGCAGTCAAGGATGGAAATGAATGGGTATTGAATGGTGAGAAAACATTTATCACAGGCGGTAATGAAGCCGACTTCGTTATGGTTATTGCGATTACAGATAAAGAAAAGCATCAAGAAACACGTGGCCGAGAAGGTGTGACCTGCTTTATTGCCGACCGCGATATGGGCTGGAAATCGGAGTATATACATACGATGGGAGAATGGGGTCCAGCCGGCTTAGTATTTGATAATGTTCGTGTTCCTGAGGAAAATATCCTAGGTGAATTACACAAGGGCTATAATCTGGGACTTGAATGGATTGGTTTTGCAAGATGGATTGTTGGTGCAAGAGCAGTTGGATCGGCAGAGCGTTTATTGCAAATGGCAATTGATTATTCGAAAGAACGAATTACCTTTGGCAAACCAATTGCAGAAAGACAAGCTATCCAATGGCAAATCGCGGATTCTGCTGTTGAACTTGAGGCTGCAAGATGGTTAGTTTTAAACGCCGCGTTTACGCTAGACCAAGGGGAAGATAACCGTCACCTCGCTTCCATGGCGAAACTATACGGCTCGAATATGGGGAATAGAGTAGTTGACCGTGTCCTACAAATTCATGGCGGGATGGGCTACACAAGAGAATTGCCAATTGAGCGCTGGTACCGGGAAGCTCGGCTTTGGAGAATTTACGATGGTACCGATGAAATCCAGCGCATGATTATCGCACGTAACCTTATTAAGGGGCACGTAAAGATTGGTCAATACGTTTAA
- a CDS encoding DUF3147 family protein, which yields MNKQDLFIRFLLGGTAVSLSYLITIISPWKMLAGIFAAFPAVMLTAVIMVGIASGTKKATNIARGSVYGMMGGIICVITVLLTLQSTSNWLLSITIGLLSWLTSSIAISTLRERMAIKKAVHHI from the coding sequence ATGAATAAACAGGACTTATTTATTCGATTCCTACTCGGTGGAACTGCAGTTTCACTAAGTTATTTAATTACAATCATTTCACCGTGGAAGATGCTAGCTGGAATTTTTGCAGCTTTTCCTGCCGTAATGCTAACAGCTGTTATCATGGTCGGCATTGCTTCCGGTACAAAGAAAGCAACCAATATTGCAAGAGGATCTGTATATGGAATGATGGGCGGGATTATTTGCGTAATCACGGTCCTCCTTACCTTGCAATCCACTAGTAATTGGCTCTTAAGTATTACCATAGGATTGCTATCATGGCTAACAAGCTCCATTGCTATCTCTACATTAAGAGAACGTATGGCAATAAAAAAAGCCGTCCACCACATATAA
- a CDS encoding DUF3147 family protein codes for MMAHLSISALLIRFLLGGLAVVACTVVAKKLGEKAGGIFAAFPAVYLAALLTIGLDFHGGQLISHSIMLSRGAIFGMAINIIVALIAGYLLPKVGWKRGILQSMAFWFTISLVVVIITSH; via the coding sequence ATGATGGCACATCTATCAATAAGCGCACTTCTCATACGATTCCTTTTGGGTGGTTTAGCAGTAGTCGCTTGTACAGTAGTAGCAAAAAAATTGGGAGAAAAAGCAGGAGGAATTTTTGCAGCCTTTCCTGCAGTGTATCTTGCGGCATTATTAACAATAGGACTTGATTTTCATGGTGGGCAGCTGATTTCACATTCAATAATGTTATCCAGGGGAGCTATCTTTGGAATGGCAATCAACATCATAGTTGCGCTTATCGCAGGATATCTATTACCGAAAGTAGGCTGGAAGCGGGGCATCCTTCAATCCATGGCTTTCTGGTTCACTATATCACTAGTAGTTGTCATTATTACATCCCACTAA
- a CDS encoding YpzG family protein yields the protein MSYRDHLDPHSELFHHTFTRPKRQKSQVNGQTQVTQNTIILRSNAKAHRW from the coding sequence ATGAGCTACAGAGATCATTTGGATCCACACTCAGAGCTTTTTCACCACACGTTTACAAGACCAAAGCGCCAGAAATCGCAGGTGAATGGGCAAACACAGGTGACGCAAAACACAATCATCTTAAGGAGTAATGCCAAAGCACACCGTTGGTAG
- a CDS encoding N-acetyltransferase family protein, with product MYDAFTIRDAEIRDLPIIVDIYNSTIAGRMVTADLEPVTVESRTPWFHEHSPSFRPLWVVESQGSICGWVSYQSFYGRPAYNGTAEISIYIHQDFRGKKLGKFLIQKAIDACPALEIKTLLGFIFGHNEPSIKLFNSFGFEKWAHLPKIAELDGIERDLLILGRRIY from the coding sequence ATGTACGATGCTTTCACAATAAGAGACGCAGAAATAAGGGATTTACCGATTATCGTTGACATATACAATTCAACCATCGCTGGGAGAATGGTTACCGCTGACCTTGAGCCAGTAACTGTTGAGAGCCGGACCCCATGGTTTCACGAGCACTCCCCTTCCTTTCGTCCACTTTGGGTAGTCGAAAGTCAAGGATCAATTTGCGGTTGGGTAAGTTATCAGTCGTTTTATGGCAGACCAGCCTATAATGGAACAGCTGAAATCAGTATATATATTCATCAGGATTTTCGTGGAAAGAAACTCGGTAAGTTTCTTATACAAAAAGCAATAGATGCTTGCCCAGCCCTTGAAATTAAGACCTTACTTGGTTTTATCTTTGGCCATAATGAACCCAGCATAAAGCTTTTTAACAGCTTTGGCTTTGAAAAATGGGCACATCTTCCGAAGATTGCAGAACTTGACGGCATTGAAAGAGATCTGCTCATACTTGGCAGAAGAATATACTAA
- a CDS encoding YpbS family protein, which produces MSVHKEISEHVNKQNLKINRFLLLDQQRELYIEEALFLCKQGKEFTTDKINEMTNQINALAKQGIIPFRKLVTKEMVKEYALRS; this is translated from the coding sequence ATGAGCGTACATAAAGAAATATCAGAACATGTAAACAAGCAAAACCTAAAGATTAATCGATTCCTACTGCTCGACCAGCAAAGAGAGCTTTATATCGAAGAAGCGTTATTTTTATGCAAGCAGGGAAAAGAGTTCACAACCGATAAAATTAATGAAATGACAAATCAAATTAATGCTCTGGCAAAGCAAGGGATCATTCCTTTCCGCAAGCTCGTCACAAAAGAAATGGTCAAAGAATATGCATTAAGGTCTTAA